GAAAGGCAGACCTCCGCTTCATTAGTCATATTCGCCTGTATATAGGCGCCGCATAAATTGATGAGCGCGGGGGCCGCCTGCGGCTGTTTTCGCAAAGTATCTCTCCAGAGCGAAACGCCGTCTTTCCACACCGCGCAGCGGACCCGTGCCGTTACCGCAAGCGCCAGCACCGCGCTTATCGCGCATATCGCCGTTATGCCCCTATGCGCGGGACCCAGGCGCCGCCACAGGCGGCGGGCGCATACCGCCCCGATAATAAAAATCCCTATTGAAGCCAAATAGGTGTAGCGGTCGGCGGAAATGATAACCGGACCGACCGGGAAGAACTGAAGCACGGGTAAAAGCATGATCGCAAAAAAAGCCGCGCCGAAAATTATCTCTTTGTCCCGGCGGAAATATTTCCACAGCAAAAACATTACCGCCAGGGTCCCCGCCGAAAAACAGTACAAAGCCGGTTTTCCCACCGCCGCGAAACCATATATGGCCGAAAGATTGAACGGCCACAGCAGGGTGTAAATGTAAAAACCCAGATTATAAAGCGGGGCGACCAGCCGTTTCGCCCCGTGCATGCGGAGACCGCCCGACAGCGACATGGATATGGAGGCGAAGATGGCCGCGAAAACAAAAAACGGTATTTTATCCAGCCAGCGCCTGAGCCCGATTTTCCCGGATTTAAGATAATCCATCAGAAGCAGCGTCACCGGCAATGTTACCGCCATTGATTTGGATAACAGCGCGCAGAGAAAAAGAGCCAACGATAGGAACCAGGTCTTTGCCCCCCTGAGCCGCAAAGCGTAGGACGCAAGCGCGGAGAGATAAAAAAACGCGTAAAGCACGTCTTTCCTTTCCGCCACCCAGGCCACGGATTCCACATGCGCGGGATGTATGCCGAATAAAAGAGCCGTAAAAAATGCCATCCATGCGCCGCCGAATAAAAGCCTCACCAGGAACATTACAAGCGCGGTATCGGCCAAATGCAGAAAAAGGCTGGTCGCGTGATAAATTCTGGGGTTAAGCCCCGCGAAATGATACTCCAGCGCATAGCTGAGAGTGGACAGCGGTGAATACATTCCAAGGTCCGGCGTGGAAAAAACAGTTTTTACGCTTTCCCAGGAGAGCGTTTTAATTTTGGGGTTCTGGATTATATATTGGGTCTCATCCCAATTGATAAAACCGTTGTTAAGGCAGGGACTCATCGCGATCCAGGTAAATAATAGCGCCAAAAAAAGCAGGGGGATAAACAGCTCCATTCCCCGGATACCTGGCGTAAATAGTTTTTCTTCCTGTTTCATATTATATCTTCGTCCGTTTACGGCTCAGCCCGCGCGGATGATCCTTCCGCCCTTTTTTCCGGCACCGGGCCCTATTTTGATGATCCTGTCGGCGGCGCGCGTCAGCATCGGCTCATGAGTGATGCAAAGGATGCTGCCGCCCTCACCGATAATTTCCTCGAACAGCGCCAGGAGCCTTGAAATATCTTTATAATGCAGCCCGCCCGTAGGCTCGTCGAGAAGATACAGGGTATGCCTTCCTTTTCCCTCCGCCATCCCCGCGGCAAGTTTCAATCGCTGCAATTCGCCGGCCGATAAGGTGTGTATGGGCTGCCCCGCGGATAAGTAATCCAATCCCGTCTTTTCAGCCAGAGCGATTATTTGCAGCACCTTCTCCCTGTTTTTCCCCTTAAGATGTTTTTCAAGGAACAAATGCAGCCCGCTAAAAGACATTTTCAGCAGTTCCATGATGGAAACGCCGTCAATTTGCGCCGCCCGGATCTCCGGCCTGTAACGCGAGCCATGGCAGGTTTCGCACAGAACCCGGGCATCGCTCCAGTAATCCATGCTGACCTCATGAAAACCTGAGCCATGGCAGTCCGGGCACCGCCCGTCCCTGGATAAAAAAGAAAAATGACCGGCTTTCCATTTATTTTTCTTCGCCGCTTCGCAATCCGAGAACATATCGCGCAAAGGTTCAAATATGCCCAGGAAAGTTGCGGGAATGCCGGAATAAGATACCGCCGGGATATCCTGTTCCACCATCACCATATGGTTAAGCGCTCCGGTAATCCTGAATTCCGCGCAATTGACAGGATTACCTTTCCTCCAGGAAGCGCTGATAACTTCGCTCACCAGGCTTGTTTTCCCGCTGCCGCTGACGCCGGTGACGGCAATAAGTCCTCCGCCCGGAATATCCACATCCGCGCGGACAAGATTGTTAGCAAAGGCTCCGCGTACCTCAAGCCCGGGCTGCAGGACCCGTTTTCTTTTGCCGGCAAAATCCGCATGTTCTTTCGCGCTGATAAAAGTTTCAGGATTCCCGTCGGCAATTATCTTTCCGCCTTCCGTGCCGCCTGCAGGCCCTAATTCGATCACCCTGTCTGAAATGGCAAGCATGGCGGACGATTGTTCCACCATAAGCACGGTGTTGCCGCTGTCACGCAGCCCCTCTACGATCCCGCTCATTCTTGCCGCGTCAGAAGCGTGCAACCCGAAAGAAGGCTCATCGAGCATATATGTAATACCGGTCAGGCCGGAATGTATCTGCGTGGCTATCTGCAGCCGCTGAAACTCCCCGCCTGACAGTGTGGAGATAAGCCTTGCGGGCGAGAGATAATCGAGCCCTGCCTGCGTCAGTGATTCCAGTTTACGAAGTATTTCGGCGGCCAAAGGATCCAGAACGGCCTTTTTTGAGGCTTCCCGCAAATGAATATCCGCTGTGGTCTTCTCTTTGAAGAAAGAGACCAGTTCCGATACTTCAAGCTGAGAAAGCCCTGCGATATCCAGTCCCGCGAGCGTCACCAGCAAAGGCCTTTCCTTAAGCCGCTTTCCCTTACAGGAAGGACAGTTATCGTGCTTCATCAGCGCCAGCATCGCTTCGCCCCGGTAGTCGGAGTGTTTTCGCGCGTATTCTTCTTCAACCAGGACGGCGAAACCTTTCCATTGCCCCTTAAAGGTATGCACACCTTCGCGGCTGCCGCGTTTGTAACTCCATTTTACTTCAAGCGTATGGCCGGGAAAGCCGCGCATGGCTGTTTGCTTCTCCGTCGGAGTCAGCTCCTGCCACGGTTTGCTGAAATCAATTCCCGAAAGCTCGCCCGCCGCGCGGAGAGCGGCCGTATACTGGCCATGCTGCTCGCCGTAGAACTTTCCCGTTTTAGTGCCGTCAAGCGCCCCGGCGGTCAGGGGCAATTGCGGGTGAGTCACTAATTTTTCCTGATCGCAGACCGTAATATATCCCATGCCGCCGCAAGCGGGGCACGCGCCCTCTTCGCTGTTAAAGGAAAAAACGCTTGATAAAAGCGGCTCCATTCCCGCCGGATATTTACCCGCGCGGCTGTATAAAAGACGCAATAAGTCATATAAGCCGGTATAAGTGCCTACTGTTGAGCGGGGAGTATTGGTTGAAGCTTTTCTTCTGACAGCCACCGCGGGTGTCAGCCCCGAAACAGATTCCACCAGAGGATCGCCGGTTTTGCCGATAAACTGGCGGATATAGGAAGACAGTCCGTCGCTGAATCTGCGCTGGCTTTCGGCATAAAACGTATCAAATACCAGCGATGATTTCCCGCTGCCGGAAACGCCGGTAACCGCCGTAATACTGTTTAACGCCACGGAAAGGTCGAAGCCCTTCAGATTATTCGTGGTTATGCCGCGAAGACTGATAGGAGCGGAAGCGCTCTTTTCCATTACGCCAGGCGCCGCCTGAGAGCGGCTGGCGCCCGCCGCTTTACCCGAAACATGCTTTTTCAGTTCACTGCCTGTAACGCTTGTTTCGCATTCAAGAAGTAAAGAGGGAGCGCCAGAAAAGACCAGATTTCCGCCTTCCTCGCCGCTGCCGGGCCCCAGGTCAATAACCCGGTCGGCGGAAAGGATAAAGTCCTGGTGATGTTCTACGGCAAGAATGGTATGTCCTTTCCCGGTAAGTTTGCGCAAAGCCGCGATCAAGACGCGCACATCGGCCAGATGAAGGCCGGTGGTGGGCTCGTCCAATATATAGAGTATATTCCCGGAGCTGGTTTTTGAAAGTTCGGTCGCCAGTTTTACCCGCTGGGCCTCGCCCCCCGAAAGCGTTGTGCTCGGCTGACCCAGCTTTAAATAACCCAGCCCGAGCCCTATCATTGTCCGGGTTATGCGGGTGATCTTATCATGGCCTTTGAAAAAATTGTCCGCGTCGGTAACCGACAACTCCTGGATATCGGCGACGGATTTGCCGTTCCACAGTATTTCCAGCGTTTCTTTGGTGAACCGTTTCCCTTCGCAGACTTCGCAGGGAACGTCGATATTTCCGAGAAAATGCATTCCTATCTGCTGTACGCCCGCCCCCCCGCAGGTCTCGCACCGGCCGCCCTTCACCACGAAAGAAAACTGTCCTTTT
This is a stretch of genomic DNA from Elusimicrobiota bacterium. It encodes these proteins:
- a CDS encoding ATP-binding cassette domain-containing protein, with the translated sequence MNPKIIISGAAENNLRQVSLEIPHYRLIVVTGVSGSGKSSLVYDVLCREGQRLFLENFLSGSRNPDKKLRKPKADAISGLFPVIAVNQQTALRNPRSTVGTLTEIYDYLRLLFARLAVSPGVKTKPERSLFSFNSPSGYCPHCKGLGVEDRIDPALIIGDASKTLREGASALSTPNGYIIYSQVTIDVLDQVCRSEGFSVDIPWKDLGEYQKNVVLYGSDKITIPFGKHTLESRMRWTGMTARPRQEGCYRGIIPIMDEILKRDRNPNILRFVRSFACPHCGGKRLNPEALSYKLWGSNIAGFSAMSLKQLQRFFEKLVLEGKEAAVAEPVRELILKRSRMLEQLGLGYLALERESTTLSGGEAQRIRLANQAVTGLRNVLYVLDEPSAGLHPSDHRRLLELMRGLVKNGNTVIAVEHDEQTIRSADWIIELGPGPGEAGGEVLFSGPYEEFLGGDTPGSRTLDFLKGNEKFDYSHEKVNSGERGSARLFGVDNAAKNNLKGFSARFAAGKFNVITGVSGSGKSSLVEDLLEQLSGKKDPAVNPFKRIIHIDQSPIGRTPNSNPSTYTGMSDHIRDLFAALPQSKQRGYKKGQFSFVVKGGRCETCGGAGVQQIGMHFLGNIDVPCEVCEGKRFTKETLEILWNGKSVADIQELSVTDADNFFKGHDKITRITRTMIGLGLGYLKLGQPSTTLSGGEAQRVKLATELSKTSSGNILYILDEPTTGLHLADVRVLIAALRKLTGKGHTILAVEHHQDFILSADRVIDLGPGSGEEGGNLVFSGAPSLLLECETSVTGSELKKHVSGKAAGASRSQAAPGVMEKSASAPISLRGITTNNLKGFDLSVALNSITAVTGVSGSGKSSLVFDTFYAESQRRFSDGLSSYIRQFIGKTGDPLVESVSGLTPAVAVRRKASTNTPRSTVGTYTGLYDLLRLLYSRAGKYPAGMEPLLSSVFSFNSEEGACPACGGMGYITVCDQEKLVTHPQLPLTAGALDGTKTGKFYGEQHGQYTAALRAAGELSGIDFSKPWQELTPTEKQTAMRGFPGHTLEVKWSYKRGSREGVHTFKGQWKGFAVLVEEEYARKHSDYRGEAMLALMKHDNCPSCKGKRLKERPLLVTLAGLDIAGLSQLEVSELVSFFKEKTTADIHLREASKKAVLDPLAAEILRKLESLTQAGLDYLSPARLISTLSGGEFQRLQIATQIHSGLTGITYMLDEPSFGLHASDAARMSGIVEGLRDSGNTVLMVEQSSAMLAISDRVIELGPAGGTEGGKIIADGNPETFISAKEHADFAGKRKRVLQPGLEVRGAFANNLVRADVDIPGGGLIAVTGVSGSGKTSLVSEVISASWRKGNPVNCAEFRITGALNHMVMVEQDIPAVSYSGIPATFLGIFEPLRDMFSDCEAAKKNKWKAGHFSFLSRDGRCPDCHGSGFHEVSMDYWSDARVLCETCHGSRYRPEIRAAQIDGVSIMELLKMSFSGLHLFLEKHLKGKNREKVLQIIALAEKTGLDYLSAGQPIHTLSAGELQRLKLAAGMAEGKGRHTLYLLDEPTGGLHYKDISRLLALFEEIIGEGGSILCITHEPMLTRAADRIIKIGPGAGKKGGRIIRAG